From the genome of Streptococcus oralis:
AGGCACTTTTGGAAGCTGGAGCCGTTGGTTTTTCTGATGACGGTATTCCGCTTGAGAGCAGTAAAGTGGTCAAGGAAGCCATGGAAGAAGCTAAAAAACTTAATACCTTTATCTGCCTTCATGAGGAAGATCCAGGTTTGAATGGGATTCTTGGATTTAACGAAAACATTGCTAAAGAATATTTCCATATCTGTGGAGCGACAGGAGTGGCAGAATACGCTATGATTGCGCGTGATGTTATGATTGCCTATGCAACCAAGGCCCATGTTCACATCCAGCATTTGTCTAAGGAGGAAAGTGTCAAGGTAGTGGAATTCGCTCAAGGTTTGGGAGCGCAAGTCACAGCAGAAGTAGCGCCACAGCATTTCTCTAAGACAGAAGCACTTCTCTTGACTCAAGGTAGTAATGCTAAAATGAATCCTCCGCTTCGTTTGGAGTCAGATCGTCGTGCCGTTATCGAAGGTCTCAAGTCAGGTGTTATCACAGTTATCGCAACGGACCACGCGCCTCACCATGCAGACGAGAAAAATGTAGAAGATATCACTAAAGCACCATCTGGTATGACAGGTTTGGAAACCTCTCTTTCTCTTGGTTTGACTTATTTGGTGGAAGCTGGTGAGCTAAGCTTGATGGAATTGCTTGAAAAAATGACTGTCAATCCAGCCAAACTTTACAACTTTGAAGCTGGTTACTTGGCTGAGAATGGTCCAGCGGATATCACTATCTTTGATGCTAAGGCTGACCGCCTTGTGGATTCAAACTTTGCTTCAAAATCAGCTAATTCTCCATTTATTGGTGAAACTTTAAAAGGGCAGGTTAAATATACCATTTGTAAGGGACAAATCGTCTATCAAAACTAGATGGGATTCTGCTCTGAAAATGATAAGAATAGAGAGCGTATATGTATCCAACCCATCAATTTAAAGATAAGTTTGTCTTATTTCTTAAGATATTTTTTCCTATCCTGATTTATCAGTTTGCCAATTATTCTGCCTCATTTGTTGATACAACCATGACTGGGCAGTACAATACCATGGACTTGGCAGGAGTATCAACTGCAACGAGTCTATGGAATCCTTTCTTTACTTTTTTAACAGGGATTGTTTCGGCCATGGTTCCCATCATAG
Proteins encoded in this window:
- a CDS encoding dihydroorotase, which encodes MLLIKNGRVMDPKSGLDQVCDILVQDGKIVNIAPEIKEEGAEVLDATGLVVAPGLVDIHVHFREPGQTHKEDIHTGALAAAAGGFTTVVMMANTSPTISDVETLQEVLQSAAKEQINVKTVATITKNFNGQDLTDFKALLEAGAVGFSDDGIPLESSKVVKEAMEEAKKLNTFICLHEEDPGLNGILGFNENIAKEYFHICGATGVAEYAMIARDVMIAYATKAHVHIQHLSKEESVKVVEFAQGLGAQVTAEVAPQHFSKTEALLLTQGSNAKMNPPLRLESDRRAVIEGLKSGVITVIATDHAPHHADEKNVEDITKAPSGMTGLETSLSLGLTYLVEAGELSLMELLEKMTVNPAKLYNFEAGYLAENGPADITIFDAKADRLVDSNFASKSANSPFIGETLKGQVKYTICKGQIVYQN